The proteins below are encoded in one region of Neodiprion virginianus isolate iyNeoVirg1 chromosome 7, iyNeoVirg1.1, whole genome shotgun sequence:
- the LOC124308855 gene encoding ribonuclease H isoform X2: protein MIRVHRFSYAELVRLGRQIDIRDECKAEVTKFPGPVYKKFPSKAEAENFVVSRGRPLLKPKSTREASALNKWPNKLENDLRYDQMEMRLKDWAKNTSSLTQLDIQTEASRIANELGIENFNQSGGWIKYHLECNPDVYKSLRIQSSGDKESDQRLNLERKLSSLESRISGLSTSGGSIPTRIRILEHTLHSMHQELHEIKRHLSTDTQGCFAAINVRKRKKSKDAEDAESSDEDSSSSKNFGTEKKFDIDAEGYVNVYTDGACSGNGRSGASAGIGVWFGDEHPLNVSRPVVDGCRATNNFAEIQAVTVAAKQATKAGVKKLKINTDSQFLISCITQWMPKWKRNGWRKADGDKVINKEELIEMETALQPLKIAWNHVRGHAGIRGNEMADALARAGAAARSTK, encoded by the exons ATGATACGAGTTCACCGTTTTTCATATGCGGAACTTGTTCGTCTCGGTCGGCAGATTGATATTCG GGATGAATGTAAAGCAGAAGTGACTAAGTTTCCAGGCCCGGTTTACAAAAAGTTTCCATCAAAAGCAGAGGCTGAAAACTTTGTGGTGAGTCGAGGACGTCCCTTACTCAAACCAAAGTCAACACGTGAGGCGAGCGCACTGAATAAATGGCCGAACAA ACTAGAAAACGATCTGCGCTATGACCAGATGGAAATGCGATTAAAGGACTGGGCCAAGAATACATCGTCTCTCACTCAACTTGATATTCAAACAGAGGCATCTAGGATCGCCAATGAATTAGGAATTGAGAATTTCAACCAGTCAGGAGGTTGGATCAAGTATCATCTCGAGTGCAATCCGGATGTTTACAAGTCCTTGCGAATACAGAGCTCTGGCG ACAAAGAGTCGGACCAGCGGCTGAATTTGGAAAGAAAGTTATCGAGTTTGGAAAGCAGGATATCAGGCTTGTCCACATCAGGGGGCTCTATTCCCACGCGGATAAGAATATTGGAGCATACTTTGCATTCGATGCACCAGGAACTTCACGAAATTAAAAGACACTTGTCAACGGATACTCAAGGCTGTTTTGCAGCGATTAATGTTCGAAAACGTAAAAAGTCGAAGGACGCGGAGGATGCTGAAAGCTCTGATGAGGATTCCAGCAGCAGCAAG AATTTTggaacagagaaaaaatttgacattgaCGCTGAAGGATACGTCAACGTTTATACAGACGGGGCCTGCAGTGGGAATGGTAGATCAGGAGCATCTGCAGGAATCGGCGTTTGGTTCGGGGATGAACATCCCTT AAACGTGTCGCGACCTGTTGTGGACGGTTGTCGAGCGACAAACAACTTTGCAGAAATACAGGCTGTTACAGTGGCAGCTAAACAAGCAACTAAAGCTGGagtaaaaaagttgaagatAAATACAGATTCCCAATTTCTTATATCCTGTATAACGCAATGGATGCCCAAGTGGAAAAGAAATGGATGGAGGAAGGCTGATGGTGATAAAGTTATCAACAAGGAAGAACTTATCGAAATGGAGACTGCACTACAGCCTTTAAAGATTGCATGG AATCATGTGCGCGGACATGCAGGTATTCGTGGCAATGAAATGGCGGATGCCTTGGCGAGAGCAGGTGCTGCTGCACGAAGTACCAAATGA
- the LOC124308855 gene encoding ribonuclease H1 isoform X1, translated as MRNLFVSVGRLIFGTMEYFYAVAKGRNPGVYKTWDECKAEVTKFPGPVYKKFPSKAEAENFVVSRGRPLLKPKSTREASALNKWPNKLENDLRYDQMEMRLKDWAKNTSSLTQLDIQTEASRIANELGIENFNQSGGWIKYHLECNPDVYKSLRIQSSGDKESDQRLNLERKLSSLESRISGLSTSGGSIPTRIRILEHTLHSMHQELHEIKRHLSTDTQGCFAAINVRKRKKSKDAEDAESSDEDSSSSKNFGTEKKFDIDAEGYVNVYTDGACSGNGRSGASAGIGVWFGDEHPLNVSRPVVDGCRATNNFAEIQAVTVAAKQATKAGVKKLKINTDSQFLISCITQWMPKWKRNGWRKADGDKVINKEELIEMETALQPLKIAWNHVRGHAGIRGNEMADALARAGAAARSTK; from the exons ATGCGGAACTTGTTCGTCTCGGTCGGCAGATTGATATTCGGTACtatggaatatttttacgcAGTTGCTAAGGGTCGCAATCCCGGCGTGTACAAAACCTG GGATGAATGTAAAGCAGAAGTGACTAAGTTTCCAGGCCCGGTTTACAAAAAGTTTCCATCAAAAGCAGAGGCTGAAAACTTTGTGGTGAGTCGAGGACGTCCCTTACTCAAACCAAAGTCAACACGTGAGGCGAGCGCACTGAATAAATGGCCGAACAA ACTAGAAAACGATCTGCGCTATGACCAGATGGAAATGCGATTAAAGGACTGGGCCAAGAATACATCGTCTCTCACTCAACTTGATATTCAAACAGAGGCATCTAGGATCGCCAATGAATTAGGAATTGAGAATTTCAACCAGTCAGGAGGTTGGATCAAGTATCATCTCGAGTGCAATCCGGATGTTTACAAGTCCTTGCGAATACAGAGCTCTGGCG ACAAAGAGTCGGACCAGCGGCTGAATTTGGAAAGAAAGTTATCGAGTTTGGAAAGCAGGATATCAGGCTTGTCCACATCAGGGGGCTCTATTCCCACGCGGATAAGAATATTGGAGCATACTTTGCATTCGATGCACCAGGAACTTCACGAAATTAAAAGACACTTGTCAACGGATACTCAAGGCTGTTTTGCAGCGATTAATGTTCGAAAACGTAAAAAGTCGAAGGACGCGGAGGATGCTGAAAGCTCTGATGAGGATTCCAGCAGCAGCAAG AATTTTggaacagagaaaaaatttgacattgaCGCTGAAGGATACGTCAACGTTTATACAGACGGGGCCTGCAGTGGGAATGGTAGATCAGGAGCATCTGCAGGAATCGGCGTTTGGTTCGGGGATGAACATCCCTT AAACGTGTCGCGACCTGTTGTGGACGGTTGTCGAGCGACAAACAACTTTGCAGAAATACAGGCTGTTACAGTGGCAGCTAAACAAGCAACTAAAGCTGGagtaaaaaagttgaagatAAATACAGATTCCCAATTTCTTATATCCTGTATAACGCAATGGATGCCCAAGTGGAAAAGAAATGGATGGAGGAAGGCTGATGGTGATAAAGTTATCAACAAGGAAGAACTTATCGAAATGGAGACTGCACTACAGCCTTTAAAGATTGCATGG AATCATGTGCGCGGACATGCAGGTATTCGTGGCAATGAAATGGCGGATGCCTTGGCGAGAGCAGGTGCTGCTGCACGAAGTACCAAATGA
- the LOC124309338 gene encoding cell division cycle protein 27 homolog isoform X1 produces MIVQEPVQAAIWHCLNHYAYRDAIFLAERLWAELDTEDALFLLATCYYRSGRVRQAHALLTKKAPSSSQCRFLLAKCCYDLEKYAEAEAAIIGGYYKQLKNLDEIVTQFGDQACFSLQIIAKIYYRMMRTAKGSEAHKLALKLNPFLWHSFEELCNVGEKVDPAKTFQLDKLDSFATCHGTTPILNYANEPDLITPVANNPATPIPNNITPAQNNVGNGINSGVKLFATSDESPAGFPSQILNCSAASPRGKMPRYRSMFSNSMSPLTPSFGILPLETNTPEQIGPPHATLSEANDQKSLAKRVSSLKAHVGQLMSRKETPLQQGKPVFSQSGNTSNTANIVTVTPTAPVPTPQALQGPNVRRSSRLFSNSYSVKENNKSPNRNKFAPPKSPSRKPKARLSKTNLNKANFNELNERNRNEKEKSETITSDRVISSTNTLNQNNMMHCALLVQKQCAEGLMTLLRVLGTAYQHLSQFNCSQAIELFSVLPAQHYNTGWVLSMLAKAHFEMIDYKKAASYFAQVRQLEPQRTEMMEIYSTVLWHLHAEVQLSTLAQELVSEDRYSPTAWCATGNLFSAQTEHETAIKFFQRAIQVDPNFPYAYTLLGHEYVMTEELDKAITAFRNAIRLDPRHYNAWFGLGTIFSKQEQYSLAELHFKRALQINPQNSAIMCHIGVVQHALKKTDLALKTLNQAIQNDPDNTLCKFHRASINFSTGRPAEALKEFEELKNIVPKESLVYYSIGKVHKQLGNTHLALMYFSWATDLDPKGVNSQIKEAILSPGQGDDDPTTQLAERQAQNSSTEQEGEASGEVDQSANVTIDPQIDDSDNSL; encoded by the exons CGAGTTCTTCACAGTGCAGATTTCTCTTAGCAAAGTGCTGCTATGACCTGGAGAA ATATGCGGAGGCCGAAGCAGCGATAATCGGTGGATACTATAAGCAGTTGAAGAATTTAGATGAGATAGTGACACAGTTTGGAGACCAGGCTTGCTTCTCGTTACAGATAATAGCCAAGATTTATTATAGAATGATGCGAACAGCGAAGGGAAGTGAGGCGCATAAATTAGCATTAAAGTTGAACCCATTCTTGTGGCACTCTTTTGAGGAACTCTGTAACGTTGGGGAAAAGGTTGATCCTGCCAAGACTTTCCAACTTGACAAACTAGACAGTTTTGCCACTTGCCACGGTACTACCCCGATACTTAATTATGCCAATGAACCAGATCTCATTACTCCGGTTGCAAATAACCCAGCCACACCAATTCCTAATAACAT CACTCCTGCCCAGAATAATGTCGGGAATGGTATTAATTCTGGTGTAAAGTTGTTCGCTACGTCTGATGAAAGTCCAGCAGGTTTTCCATCCCAAATACTAAATTGTTCTGCGGCATCGCCTAGGGGAAAAATGCCTCGCTATCGTAGCATGTTTAGTAACTCCATGAGCCCTTTGACACCGAGCTTTGGAATTCTCCCATTGGAAACTAATACACCGGAACAAATTGGACCGCCTCATGCAACGCTCTCCGAAGCAAACGATCAGAAAAGTTTGGCCAAGCGAGTCAGCAGTTTAAAAGCGCATGTCGGA CAGCTAATGTCTCGGAAAGAAACGCCTTTGCAGCAAGGTAAACCAGTGTTTTCTCAATCTGGAAACACGAGTAATACAGCAAACATTGTTACGGTCACACCAACGGCTCCAGTCCCGACTCCACAAGCCCTTCAGGGACCCAACGTTAGGCGATCTTCCAGACTTTTTAGTAACAGTTATTCCGTCAAG gAGAATAATAAATCGCCAAATAGGAATAAATTCGCCCCACCAAAATCACCCTCTCGGAAACCCAAAGCAAGACTATCAAAGACTAATTTAAATAAGGCAAACTTCAACGAACTGAATGAgagaaatagaaatgaaaaggaaaaaagtgaaacgatCACTTCGGACAGAGTGATATCGTCCACTAACACACTAAACCAAAATAACATGATGCACTGCGCTTTACTCGTTCAAAAACAGTGCGCCG agGGACTTATGACACTGTTGAGGGTCCTGGGCACAGCGTATCAACATTTGAGTCAATTCAATTGTTCACAAGCTATTGAACTATTCAGTGTTTTACCTGCGCAGCATTATAATACAGGCTGGGTCCTCTCAATGCTTGCAAAAGCGCACTTCGAGATGATAGATTACAAAAAAGCTGCGAG TTATTTCGCACAAGTTAGACAACTGGAGCCGCAGAGAACAGAGATGATGGAAATTTATAGTACTGTACTATGGCATCTTCATGCCGAAGTTCAGTTGTCCACCCTGGCACAGGAGCTCGTCTCGGAAGACCGATATTCTCCAACAGCTTGGTGTGCTACTGGAAACCTATTTTCGGCCCAAACAGAACATGAAACAGCGATTAAGTTCTTTCAAAGAGCCATACAG GTAGATCCCAACTTCCCATACGCGTACACACTTCTGGGTCACGAATATGTTATGACAGAAGAATTAGACAAAGCAATCACAGCATTTAGAAATGCTATTCGACTTGACCCGAGGCATTATAACGCGTG gTTTGGACTTGGAACGATATTCTCTAAACAGGAGCAGTACAGTTTAGCCGAACTACATTTTAAACGGGCGTTGCAGATTAATCCACAAAATTCGGCAATCATGTGTCACATAGGGGTCGTACAACATGCTTTGAAAAAGACTGATCTTGCATTGAAAACATTGAATCAGGCGATCCAAAACGACCCTGACAACACGCTTTGCAAATTTCATCGAGCAAGCATTAATTTCTCTACAGGTCGACCTGCTGAAGCATTAAAAGAGTTTGAAGAACTGAAGAATATTGTACCCAAAGAATCTCTAGTCTACTATTCGATAGGAAAg GTGCATAAACAGTTAGGAAATACGCACCTCGCGCTTATGTACTTTAGTTGGGCCACAGATTTAGATCCCAAAGGTGTCAACAGTCAAATAAAAGAGGCCATACTGAGTCCTGGCCAAGGTGACGATGACCCTACTACACAATTAG CTGAAAGACAGGCACAAAACAGTTCGACGGAACAAGAGGGAGAGGCAAGCGGGGAAGTTGATCAATCAGCAAATGTTACGATTGACCCTCAGATCGACGATAGTGATAACAGCTTATGA
- the LOC124309338 gene encoding cell division cycle protein 27 homolog isoform X2, with translation MRGKGVNDDCTGTSAGCHMALFKSLCLSRCNILGGKTVGRTYAEAEAAIIGGYYKQLKNLDEIVTQFGDQACFSLQIIAKIYYRMMRTAKGSEAHKLALKLNPFLWHSFEELCNVGEKVDPAKTFQLDKLDSFATCHGTTPILNYANEPDLITPVANNPATPIPNNITPAQNNVGNGINSGVKLFATSDESPAGFPSQILNCSAASPRGKMPRYRSMFSNSMSPLTPSFGILPLETNTPEQIGPPHATLSEANDQKSLAKRVSSLKAHVGQLMSRKETPLQQGKPVFSQSGNTSNTANIVTVTPTAPVPTPQALQGPNVRRSSRLFSNSYSVKENNKSPNRNKFAPPKSPSRKPKARLSKTNLNKANFNELNERNRNEKEKSETITSDRVISSTNTLNQNNMMHCALLVQKQCAEGLMTLLRVLGTAYQHLSQFNCSQAIELFSVLPAQHYNTGWVLSMLAKAHFEMIDYKKAASYFAQVRQLEPQRTEMMEIYSTVLWHLHAEVQLSTLAQELVSEDRYSPTAWCATGNLFSAQTEHETAIKFFQRAIQVDPNFPYAYTLLGHEYVMTEELDKAITAFRNAIRLDPRHYNAWFGLGTIFSKQEQYSLAELHFKRALQINPQNSAIMCHIGVVQHALKKTDLALKTLNQAIQNDPDNTLCKFHRASINFSTGRPAEALKEFEELKNIVPKESLVYYSIGKVHKQLGNTHLALMYFSWATDLDPKGVNSQIKEAILSPGQGDDDPTTQLAERQAQNSSTEQEGEASGEVDQSANVTIDPQIDDSDNSL, from the exons ATATGCGGAGGCCGAAGCAGCGATAATCGGTGGATACTATAAGCAGTTGAAGAATTTAGATGAGATAGTGACACAGTTTGGAGACCAGGCTTGCTTCTCGTTACAGATAATAGCCAAGATTTATTATAGAATGATGCGAACAGCGAAGGGAAGTGAGGCGCATAAATTAGCATTAAAGTTGAACCCATTCTTGTGGCACTCTTTTGAGGAACTCTGTAACGTTGGGGAAAAGGTTGATCCTGCCAAGACTTTCCAACTTGACAAACTAGACAGTTTTGCCACTTGCCACGGTACTACCCCGATACTTAATTATGCCAATGAACCAGATCTCATTACTCCGGTTGCAAATAACCCAGCCACACCAATTCCTAATAACAT CACTCCTGCCCAGAATAATGTCGGGAATGGTATTAATTCTGGTGTAAAGTTGTTCGCTACGTCTGATGAAAGTCCAGCAGGTTTTCCATCCCAAATACTAAATTGTTCTGCGGCATCGCCTAGGGGAAAAATGCCTCGCTATCGTAGCATGTTTAGTAACTCCATGAGCCCTTTGACACCGAGCTTTGGAATTCTCCCATTGGAAACTAATACACCGGAACAAATTGGACCGCCTCATGCAACGCTCTCCGAAGCAAACGATCAGAAAAGTTTGGCCAAGCGAGTCAGCAGTTTAAAAGCGCATGTCGGA CAGCTAATGTCTCGGAAAGAAACGCCTTTGCAGCAAGGTAAACCAGTGTTTTCTCAATCTGGAAACACGAGTAATACAGCAAACATTGTTACGGTCACACCAACGGCTCCAGTCCCGACTCCACAAGCCCTTCAGGGACCCAACGTTAGGCGATCTTCCAGACTTTTTAGTAACAGTTATTCCGTCAAG gAGAATAATAAATCGCCAAATAGGAATAAATTCGCCCCACCAAAATCACCCTCTCGGAAACCCAAAGCAAGACTATCAAAGACTAATTTAAATAAGGCAAACTTCAACGAACTGAATGAgagaaatagaaatgaaaaggaaaaaagtgaaacgatCACTTCGGACAGAGTGATATCGTCCACTAACACACTAAACCAAAATAACATGATGCACTGCGCTTTACTCGTTCAAAAACAGTGCGCCG agGGACTTATGACACTGTTGAGGGTCCTGGGCACAGCGTATCAACATTTGAGTCAATTCAATTGTTCACAAGCTATTGAACTATTCAGTGTTTTACCTGCGCAGCATTATAATACAGGCTGGGTCCTCTCAATGCTTGCAAAAGCGCACTTCGAGATGATAGATTACAAAAAAGCTGCGAG TTATTTCGCACAAGTTAGACAACTGGAGCCGCAGAGAACAGAGATGATGGAAATTTATAGTACTGTACTATGGCATCTTCATGCCGAAGTTCAGTTGTCCACCCTGGCACAGGAGCTCGTCTCGGAAGACCGATATTCTCCAACAGCTTGGTGTGCTACTGGAAACCTATTTTCGGCCCAAACAGAACATGAAACAGCGATTAAGTTCTTTCAAAGAGCCATACAG GTAGATCCCAACTTCCCATACGCGTACACACTTCTGGGTCACGAATATGTTATGACAGAAGAATTAGACAAAGCAATCACAGCATTTAGAAATGCTATTCGACTTGACCCGAGGCATTATAACGCGTG gTTTGGACTTGGAACGATATTCTCTAAACAGGAGCAGTACAGTTTAGCCGAACTACATTTTAAACGGGCGTTGCAGATTAATCCACAAAATTCGGCAATCATGTGTCACATAGGGGTCGTACAACATGCTTTGAAAAAGACTGATCTTGCATTGAAAACATTGAATCAGGCGATCCAAAACGACCCTGACAACACGCTTTGCAAATTTCATCGAGCAAGCATTAATTTCTCTACAGGTCGACCTGCTGAAGCATTAAAAGAGTTTGAAGAACTGAAGAATATTGTACCCAAAGAATCTCTAGTCTACTATTCGATAGGAAAg GTGCATAAACAGTTAGGAAATACGCACCTCGCGCTTATGTACTTTAGTTGGGCCACAGATTTAGATCCCAAAGGTGTCAACAGTCAAATAAAAGAGGCCATACTGAGTCCTGGCCAAGGTGACGATGACCCTACTACACAATTAG CTGAAAGACAGGCACAAAACAGTTCGACGGAACAAGAGGGAGAGGCAAGCGGGGAAGTTGATCAATCAGCAAATGTTACGATTGACCCTCAGATCGACGATAGTGATAACAGCTTATGA